A genomic region of Methanosarcina thermophila TM-1 contains the following coding sequences:
- a CDS encoding NUDIX domain-containing protein, translated as MSVYSYGILLFRFRNERLEVMLVHPGGPFWAKKDEGAWSIPKGLPEEHETPLDTAKREFKEETGFEVDGEFIDLGELKQPSKKIVHVWALEKDLDVKSVVSNTFKLEWPKNSGKIQEFPEVDKAGWFDIELARKKIRKGQIGFIDRLMNAIDYSPKEDHPDRKKRYRQTTLF; from the coding sequence TTGAGTGTTTATAGTTATGGCATTCTTTTGTTCAGGTTCAGGAATGAGAGACTCGAAGTAATGCTGGTTCATCCGGGTGGACCATTCTGGGCAAAAAAGGACGAAGGAGCGTGGTCAATACCTAAAGGGCTGCCTGAGGAGCATGAGACCCCCCTTGACACAGCAAAGAGAGAGTTTAAAGAAGAAACAGGTTTTGAGGTTGACGGCGAGTTCATTGATCTGGGAGAGTTAAAACAGCCCAGCAAGAAGATAGTGCATGTATGGGCTCTTGAAAAAGATCTGGATGTAAAAAGTGTTGTAAGTAATACATTTAAGCTTGAATGGCCAAAGAATTCCGGGAAAATACAGGAGTTTCCTGAAGTCGATAAAGCAGGCTGGTTTGATATCGAGCTGGCCAGGAAAAAAATCCGAAAAGGACAGATAGGTTTTATTGACAGACTTATGAATGCTATAGATTACTCTCCGAAGGAAGACCACCCGGACAGGAAAAAGAGATACAGGCAAACTACATTATTTTAA